The Cucumis melo cultivar AY chromosome 5, USDA_Cmelo_AY_1.0, whole genome shotgun sequence genome has a segment encoding these proteins:
- the LOC127149340 gene encoding NADH-ubiquinone oxidoreductase chain 1-like, whose product MAFVQLRKGPDVVGSFGLLQPLADGLKLMIKEPLSPSSANFSLFRMAPVATFMLSLVARAVVPFDYGIVLSDPNIGLLYLFAISSLGVYGIIIAGWSSN is encoded by the coding sequence ATGGCTTTTGTGCAACTTCGAAAGGGTCCTGATGTAGTGGGATCGTTCGGATTGTTACAACCTCTAGCAGATGGTTTGAAATTGATGATAAAAGAACCTCTTTCACCAAGTAGTGCTAATTTCTCCCTTTTTAGAATGGCTCCAGTGGCTACATTTATGTTAAGTCTGGTCGCTCGAGCCGTTGTACCTTTTGATTATGGTATTGTATTGTCAGATCCGAACATAGGGCTACTTTATTTGTTTGCCATATCTTCGCTAGGTGTTTATGGAATTATTATAGCGGGTTGGTCTAGTAATTAG